A stretch of the Paenibacillus sp. JQZ6Y-1 genome encodes the following:
- a CDS encoding flagellar motor protein gives MDLTTIIGIIAGVAALIGGFLWEGGDAGGLLQGAAALIVFGGTAAAVVISFPASRLKKLPQAIATVLVPARSDNEQLIEDIVNMSMHARRAGVLALEPQAVSHENAFLREGLQQVVDGTDRDVIRQILELEMGKTEQEYEQYAKIFDAAGGYAPTMGIIGTVMGLIQVLSSLSEPTGLGASIAVAFTATLYGVASANLIFLPIASKIRSRSELEIQTMEMLLEGVLSIQNGENPQLVRRKLETFLVDSEGSYDDSRPASAREE, from the coding sequence ATGGATTTGACGACAATTATCGGAATTATAGCAGGGGTTGCTGCATTGATTGGGGGGTTTTTATGGGAAGGTGGCGACGCCGGGGGCTTACTCCAAGGCGCTGCCGCATTAATCGTGTTTGGCGGAACAGCGGCGGCGGTCGTAATCAGTTTTCCGGCATCTCGTTTGAAAAAATTGCCGCAAGCGATTGCCACGGTACTCGTACCGGCACGTTCGGATAATGAACAATTGATTGAAGATATTGTAAATATGTCGATGCACGCACGCCGCGCTGGTGTACTCGCGCTAGAACCGCAGGCAGTATCACATGAGAACGCATTTTTGCGTGAAGGATTGCAGCAGGTGGTCGATGGAACCGACCGCGATGTGATCCGCCAGATTCTGGAACTGGAAATGGGCAAGACGGAACAGGAATATGAGCAATATGCCAAAATCTTCGATGCCGCTGGCGGTTATGCGCCAACGATGGGGATTATCGGTACGGTAATGGGTTTGATTCAAGTGTTGAGCAGCTTGAGCGAACCGACAGGTCTCGGTGCGTCGATCGCGGTTGCTTTTACCGCTACGTTATATGGTGTAGCCAGCGCCAACCTGATCTTCCTGCCCATCGCTTCCAAAATCCGGTCGCGCAGTGAATTAGAGATTCAAACGATGGAAATGCTGCTTGAAGGCGTATTGTCAATTCAAAATGGCGAAAACCCGCAGCTCGTACGTCGTAAGCTGGAAACGTTCCTCGTCGACAGCGAAGGCAGTTATGATGATAGCAGACCCGCATCCGCAAGGGAGGAATAA
- a CDS encoding flagellar motor protein MotB, producing the protein MGRYSRRKNNHNSHDHKDRWLITYADLITLLLIFFIVMYSVSQIDSGKYKVLTESLQLTFQSANSVLDGGKGVTGTAGESVDNGGQSPEQNQNGEQGGQSQTDGQEALTSREQAFREQERELGNLMQVIQNYVQTNNLQNQVSVVDKPQGISITLSDQFLFDEGKAELKDRSLGTLSRLASLFQSINTTISIEGHTDNLPIVYASRYKDNWELSGARALSVLRYFIDNKKLDQSKFQYAGYGATRPAADNSTEAGRQKNRRVEIIVLRQLQE; encoded by the coding sequence ATGGGACGTTATTCTCGCCGCAAGAACAACCACAACAGTCATGATCATAAGGATCGTTGGCTGATTACGTATGCCGATCTGATCACGTTGCTGCTTATCTTCTTCATCGTGATGTATTCGGTAAGTCAGATCGATTCCGGCAAATATAAAGTATTAACTGAATCGCTGCAATTGACGTTTCAGAGCGCTAATTCAGTCTTAGACGGCGGTAAAGGTGTTACCGGTACAGCCGGCGAGAGCGTCGACAATGGCGGTCAATCGCCGGAGCAGAATCAGAACGGTGAACAAGGTGGGCAAAGTCAAACCGACGGGCAAGAGGCGCTGACTAGCCGTGAGCAGGCATTTCGTGAACAGGAGCGCGAGCTGGGCAATCTGATGCAGGTGATTCAGAACTATGTACAGACGAACAATCTGCAAAATCAGGTATCCGTCGTCGACAAGCCGCAGGGCATCTCGATTACCCTCAGCGATCAGTTCCTATTTGACGAAGGAAAAGCAGAGCTAAAAGATCGTTCACTTGGTACCTTATCCCGACTCGCCAGTCTATTCCAGTCGATCAATACGACGATCAGCATTGAAGGGCATACGGATAATCTGCCGATTGTATATGCTTCTCGGTATAAGGATAACTGGGAGCTATCCGGTGCTCGTGCACTGTCTGTACTGCGTTATTTTATTGATAATAAAAAGCTGGATCAGTCCAAGTTCCAATATGCTGGTTATGGAGCTACCCGCCCAGCGGCAGATAACTCTACCGAAGCGGGTAGACAGAAAAACCGCCGCGTGGAAATTATCGTGCTGCGGCAGTTGCAGGAGTAG
- a CDS encoding S41 family peptidase, producing MKKRTVALLVVAMMVLSSVLTLAVVNLPSFVQRASMGQGVLGALSNSGLTDEEKSKLSTVASLIEGNYYQNVDESKLVDGAINGMVEALGDPYSSYMDADTAGQFTESIAGSFTGIGAEVSQDNGNVVIVSPIKGSPAEKAGLRAKDIIVSVNGEKLSGDDLNAAVAKIRGKKGSTAELEIQRAGSKDTMTFKIVRDDIAMETVYARMTNDKIGVIEITQFSLNTADRFKEELKKLQDQGMKGLVIDVRNNPGGVLSVVEDMASQFITKGKAIVQIEDKAGQRQVANSTGQSVDYPIAVVTNGGSASASEILAGALKQSAGATLYGETTYGKGTVQTSMDNLFNDGSLIKITIAKWLTPNGDWIHKKGIKPDVKVSPPDYYTVTPINTDTTLKYDMNNDNVKNAQIMLDGLGYDVDRKDGYFDRNTEEQVKAFQTAEKLTVNGQIDAKTATALEAALVKHIQDPQYDVQLNKAIAGVEQQVAAKK from the coding sequence ATGAAAAAACGCACGGTAGCTCTACTTGTTGTTGCCATGATGGTACTCAGCAGCGTACTGACGCTGGCTGTAGTGAATCTGCCATCATTTGTGCAAAGAGCTTCAATGGGTCAGGGTGTGCTGGGCGCGCTTAGCAACAGCGGATTGACTGATGAAGAGAAATCCAAACTCAGTACGGTCGCTAGCCTGATCGAAGGCAATTATTATCAAAATGTGGACGAAAGCAAGCTGGTCGATGGTGCTATTAATGGTATGGTAGAAGCGCTAGGCGATCCATATTCCAGTTACATGGATGCGGATACTGCGGGGCAATTTACCGAATCCATCGCTGGTTCGTTTACTGGAATTGGCGCGGAAGTGTCGCAGGATAACGGCAATGTCGTGATCGTCTCTCCCATCAAAGGCTCACCAGCGGAAAAAGCAGGTCTGCGTGCGAAGGACATCATCGTTTCGGTGAACGGCGAGAAGCTGTCCGGTGACGATCTGAATGCCGCCGTTGCCAAAATTCGTGGTAAAAAAGGCTCTACTGCTGAGCTGGAGATTCAGCGTGCAGGCAGCAAGGACACCATGACCTTCAAAATCGTACGTGACGACATCGCGATGGAAACGGTCTATGCACGTATGACGAACGATAAAATCGGTGTTATCGAGATCACACAGTTCTCACTGAATACCGCTGATCGTTTCAAAGAAGAATTGAAAAAGCTGCAAGATCAAGGGATGAAGGGACTCGTAATCGACGTCCGCAACAATCCAGGTGGCGTGCTGTCCGTGGTTGAAGATATGGCATCCCAGTTTATTACCAAAGGCAAAGCGATCGTACAGATCGAAGATAAAGCAGGTCAACGTCAGGTTGCAAATTCCACGGGTCAAAGTGTGGATTATCCAATTGCAGTCGTGACCAACGGCGGTAGCGCCAGCGCGTCCGAGATTCTTGCCGGTGCGCTCAAACAATCCGCAGGCGCAACGCTGTACGGCGAAACAACGTACGGTAAAGGTACTGTGCAGACAAGCATGGACAATCTGTTCAATGACGGCAGTCTAATCAAGATCACGATTGCCAAATGGCTGACGCCAAACGGCGACTGGATTCACAAAAAAGGCATCAAGCCCGATGTAAAAGTATCACCGCCGGATTACTATACCGTGACGCCGATCAATACAGATACCACGCTGAAATACGATATGAATAACGATAACGTCAAAAATGCACAGATCATGCTCGACGGTCTTGGCTACGATGTAGATCGCAAAGACGGCTACTTCGACCGCAACACCGAAGAACAGGTCAAAGCGTTCCAAACGGCGGAAAAGCTGACTGTGAACGGGCAGATCGATGCCAAAACCGCAACTGCATTGGAAGCGGCATTGGTGAAGCATATTCAAGACCCGCAATATGATGTACAACTGAACAAAGCGATTGCCGGTGTGGAACAACAGGTAGCCGCTAAAAAATAA